The genomic window CTTCCCGAGGAGCGGAAGGTCCGGATCGCGCGCGCCGTCGGGCTCGGAGCCCTCAAGTACGCCGACCTCTCGCAGAACCGCAATCTCGACTACGTCTTCCGCTGGGAAAAGCTCCTCTCCTTCGAGGGCAACACCGCTCCTTACCTGCTCAACGCCTACGTCCGGATCCGGGCGATCCTTCGGAAGGCGGACGCTTCGGGGATCTCCGCAGCCCACGGCCCCCTTCGGGAGCCCACTGAGCTGCGGCTGGTCAAGCTCCTCCTCGACTTCTGCCCGACCCTCGAGCGGGTCGAGTCCGAAAGCCGGCCGCACTTTCTCTGCACCTACCTCTATGAGGTGGCCCGCGCCTTCCACCGGTTCTACGAATCCTGCCCGGTCTTGCAGCCGGGTCCGCATCCGGGCACCGAATCGGTGGGGAGCCAGCGGGCGGCCCGGCTGGCTCTCTGTCAGGGTACCGCAGCCACCCTGGGCACGGGGCTCGACCTGCTCGGAATCGAGCGCCTGGAGGAAATGTAGGGCAAAGGCGACGAAAGCCTTGCAGCGCCCCTGGGAGACGATCATGCTTCTTCCGGTCATGGCACGAAGGACCGCGAAGCTCGACAAGGCCGGTGTTCCCCGTGAGCCCTGCGGCCTTTCCGTCGCCGACTGCCTGGGAGCTGAACGGATCCAGGGCTTTTGCACCATCGCGGGATGGATGCATCAGATGCTCGACCAGATGTTCGAGGGGATGCTCGTTCTCGGCGCCGCGCTCTCGATCGAAATCGCCAACCGCGCGGCCGCGGGCATCTTTGGCTATCTCCCGGGCGAGCTTCTCGGGCGACCGCTGGCTTCGCTCTTGCACACGCCAGAGCAGACCGTCATCCCCTCGGTCGACTTCCCGCATCGCCCGTCCAGGACTCTCTCCTTCACGACGGGCCGTCACGAGGCTCTCGGACGAAGAAAGAACGGAGACATCTTTCCCCTGGAGTTGTCGGTCAGCCAGTCGCTCGTGGAAGGGCGTCCTGCGCTCACCATTCTCGTACGGGACCTGACCGAGCGGAGAGCCCTGGAACGGGCTCTCTTCGATGCCGAAGCCCGGGAACGGCTACGGATCGGGCAAGACATCCATGACAGCCTCTGCCAGATGCTGATTGGAGTTCACTACCAGGCGGAGCTCCTGCAATCGAAGCTTTGCGAGCGCTCCGTTCCCGAAGCGGCCCTCGCCGCGCGGATCGGCGAGCTCGTCCGGGAGGCGAGCGGCTGCGCGCGCGCCCTCGCGCAGGGGCTCATGCCGCTGGCGATCTCCCCCGCCCAGCTGCCGCAGGCGCTCGGCGATCTGGCTCGGAAGAGCGAAGAGGATTCGGGGGTCTCCTGCCGCTTCGCGCTGATCGGCCAGCCGGCCCTTCGGGATGCGGACACGGCCATCCACCTCTACCAGATCGCCCAGGAGTCGCTCCACAATGCGATTCGGCATGGGAAGCCGCGCCACGTCGAAATTCTTTTGGGCGGGGGGGACGAGTCCGTTTATCTTCGCATCGCGGACGACGGAGAGGGGATGCGACCGAAGGCCGCGTCGGCTTCCGGTCTCGGGCTACGTTCGATGCGATACCGCGCCGGATTGATCGGAGGCGTGATCCGCTTCGAATCGAAACCCAAGGGAGGAGTGATCGTCCTTTGCACGGTTCCTTCCGCCCCGAGGGGAAACAAGAAAAAAGGGGTAGCTGGAAATGAAAGAGACCAGAGGCAAGTCGGGCCAGCCTAGGAAGGTCCTGATCGTCGACGACCACGCGCTGGTGAGCGAAGGGATCGCACAGCTCATCGGAGCCAAGGGAGGGCTCACGGTCTGCGGAACGGCGGCGACCGCCCATGAAGGCTTCGACCTGGTCGGGAAGACGAAGCCCGATCTGGTCATCGTCGACCTCTCCCTGCCGGGAAAGAGCGGGCTGGAGCTCATCAAGGACGTCCACGCCGCCTATCCCGAAGTGGCGATCCTGGCGCTTTCGATGCACGAGGAGTCGCTCTATGCGGAGCGGGCGCTCCGGGCGGGGGCGAGAGGCTATCTCATGAAGAGCGAGGGGGGCCAAAAGCTCCTCGAAGGCATTCAACGAGTGCTCGAAGGCGGCATCTTCGTCAGCAACTCGGTCGCCACCCGCGTCCTCGAGCGCTTTTCCGGCCGGCGGGCCACGCCGACGCTCTCCCCGGTCGAGTCGCTGAGCGACCGGGAGTTCGAGGTCTTCCTCTTGATCGGACGGGGCCTGGGAACCCGGCAGATCGCCGATCAGCTCCACCTGAGCATCAAGACCGTGGAAGCCTATCGGGGCAGCCTCAAGGAAAAGCTCAAGCTTGCCTCGGGACCCGAGCTCGTCCATTACGCGATTTCCTGGCAACAGTCCCAGGCGGTCCCCAGCGCTTGACGCATCCGCTCGACCTTTTCCGCGATCGGGCGGAACCTCGCAGTCATGGACCCGTCTCCCTGGATGACCGAAAGCGTCCTCGAGTCCGCACGCTCCCTCGGGGAAGCTTGCTGGCTCGCCACTCTCCTCGGACGCTTTACATTCTGGAACCCGATCGAGCGGGCCCTCCGGGATCGACTACCGCCCAATGCCGCCCTCTCGACGGAAAGGGCCATCGTCGGCTTCCTCGCGGTCGGAGCCATCCCCGTGCTAGGCTCCCTTCTCCCGGCGCTGGGAAGAAGCCCAGCCCCGGCCACCTTCGGTGCCTTCCTGGGCGGTCTCTTCGGCCTCGGCTTTCTTTTGTCCTTGCCCTTGCGGAGGCCGACGATTCCCTGGTCCGGGCTCCCCTGGACGCTCTGGGCCCTGCTGGCCGGCACCCTTCTTCTCGATCCCGCCGGGAAACCGGCTACCCCCCTCGGGCCGGAAGCACCCCTGCTCTGGAGGGTTCTCGTCCGGCTCCTTCTCCTTTCGCTCTCCTTGTGGATGGCCACCCTCCTCGCCGAGCTGCTGATCCTGACCCCGGTCCTTGCGCGAACCGGCAGGCGCGATCCCTTCATCCTCCTCCTCGGAACCGGGTCGCTGGTGAACAGCTATGCGATCACTCTCTTCGGCATGAGCGGCCTCGGCCTGGTCTGGCTGCTCCTCTTCCATCCCCTCTCCTCCTCTTCCGGCCCTTCCGGTTCGCTTCGGGAGGGGATCGGGGCGTTCTCGCTCTTCGCCCTCCTTCTCCGATCCTTCCATCAGATCTTGGCCGAGCCGGCGGCCACAGCCGTGCTGATGCGTCCCCGGGCCCGCCGCTCTCGCGACGCCCAATCCGGGGCCCCGTCTGCCTGCCGCCTCCCCTTGACCACGCATGCACTCGAGCTCTTCGCCGTTACGGGGACGCTCGTGGCGGGGAACTTCCTGGCCGCCCGCCCGCTGGCCGGCGTGCCTTCGGTTCTGGCATTCCGCCCGACCGACCTTCTGCTTCTGCCCCTGCTCGCACTCGTAGCCGCCGGAGGCCATCGGCTCTTTCACTTTAGCCGGCAGCTCGTCCAGGCCTGCCTCGATCTACCTCGGGAGGAAAACCCCGACCGGGTACCGCCGGTCCTGGTCCTGCTCGGGCTACGCCAATGGCTCTGGGCGGGAGGACTCTTTTCCCTGGGTGCGGTGGCGATCGTCACCATGGCGAGCCACCTCCGTTGAATGCGAAAGACCTCGCGGACGCCTTTCGCGCTTGCCGCTCCCGCCCGGTTCTGCTTTGCTCCTCCCGTAAGCGCGCGCACAAGCATCGGCCGCCCGACCCCATTGTGTAGTGGTTAGCACCCCACCCTTTCAAGGTGGTAGCACGGGTTCGAATCCCGTTGGGGTCGCCATTCCCCGGCAACCATTCAACCTTTCGGTCCGTCGACCGTGACGTCGAGATCCTTGACCAAGCCATCGGCCAGGGAGTAGACCCAGCCGTGGATGGAGACCACCTGTCCGCGCGCCCAGGCCTCCTGGAGGAAGATGTCGGAGGCCACATTGCGCACCTGGCGGATCACGTTGAGCTCGCAGAGCCGATGGAGGCGGGATTGAGAATCGGGAATGGCCTCGATCTCCTCCCGGTGATCTCTCCAGACCTCGCGGATCGGATGGAGCCAGTGGTCGACCAGGCCTCGGCGCTGCCCG from Methylacidimicrobium sp. B4 includes these protein-coding regions:
- a CDS encoding ATP-binding protein, whose amino-acid sequence is MARRTAKLDKAGVPREPCGLSVADCLGAERIQGFCTIAGWMHQMLDQMFEGMLVLGAALSIEIANRAAAGIFGYLPGELLGRPLASLLHTPEQTVIPSVDFPHRPSRTLSFTTGRHEALGRRKNGDIFPLELSVSQSLVEGRPALTILVRDLTERRALERALFDAEARERLRIGQDIHDSLCQMLIGVHYQAELLQSKLCERSVPEAALAARIGELVREASGCARALAQGLMPLAISPAQLPQALGDLARKSEEDSGVSCRFALIGQPALRDADTAIHLYQIAQESLHNAIRHGKPRHVEILLGGGDESVYLRIADDGEGMRPKAASASGLGLRSMRYRAGLIGGVIRFESKPKGGVIVLCTVPSAPRGNKKKGVAGNERDQRQVGPA
- a CDS encoding response regulator transcription factor; this encodes MKETRGKSGQPRKVLIVDDHALVSEGIAQLIGAKGGLTVCGTAATAHEGFDLVGKTKPDLVIVDLSLPGKSGLELIKDVHAAYPEVAILALSMHEESLYAERALRAGARGYLMKSEGGQKLLEGIQRVLEGGIFVSNSVATRVLERFSGRRATPTLSPVESLSDREFEVFLLIGRGLGTRQIADQLHLSIKTVEAYRGSLKEKLKLASGPELVHYAISWQQSQAVPSA